The Alcaligenes aquatilis genome contains the following window.
CAAGCCAACGTCATGGCTATTGCCTTCCTGGTACTGGGCTGGGTGGTCTATAACGGCCTGTGCCGCTTGATCAGCCCCAACATGAACCGCGACGGTCTGCTGAGCGTGGCCGTGGCCATCATGATGGTGGTCGTGGCTTACCTGAGCGCGCACATCTTCTCGGGTCGTGCTGCTTTCTTGCTGACTGGCGCTGTCATGGCCACCAGCATGTCGGCCAACGTGTTCTTCTGGATCATTCCCGGCCAACGCCGCATGGTCAAGGCACTGAAAGCCGGTGAAGCCCCCAACCCTCTGGATGGCAAGCGCGGCAAACAGCGTTCGGTACACAATACCTACTTCACGCTGCCCGTCCTGCTGCTGATGCTGAGCAACCACTACTCGTTCACGTATAACAACCCTAATGCGTGGATCATCATGGTGCTGTTCATCTTTGCCGGCGCCCTGATCCGTCAATACTTCGTGCTGATGCACGCTGGCATCAAAAAGCCTGCCTACCCGGCTGCCGGTGTTGTGCTGCTGCTGATCGTGGGCTACCTGGCTGCACCTGCCAGCCTGAAAGGTGACGTTGCCAGTGCTCCCGCAGCCGCTAACGGCGCAGAAACCGTCAACGTTGCACGCATCCAGGAAATCATGGATGCCCGATGTGTTCAGTGCCACGCGGCCAAACCCAATGCCGACTTCGGCTTTACGGCTGCCCCTGCCGGCATGTTGCTCGATACCATCGACAACACGGTGCTGCACGCCGAACAGGTGAAAACCGTGGTGCACTCCAAGTACATGCCCCTGGGCAACATGACGCAAATGACCGACGAAGAGCGTGCTGCCATTGCCGCTTGGAGCGGTACCCGCGACTAATGCAGAACAAGGCTCAAGCCTGACCGAGCGACAAGCTCCGTGGTCTCTTTCAACCCCGATCTGATGAAAATCACGTCGGGGTTTTTTCTTTCTCAAGGACTGTGGGGAAACGCGCCAGATCTGCGACTTGACGGGCTCCTGGCCTTGAGGAGTCAATGACATACAGGCTCAAGGATATACGGGCTGGAAAACTGAATCATGGTGACTTTGAAAGCTCGAGTTTGGCTAGACGCATCCCCCCGGGCCTCAGGAAGGCAAACAGAGTTTTATGGATTGAACTTCCGGCTGCGACTGCTGAGCCTGATCCGAGGCGGTTGACAGATTCAAAGCCTGAGCCTGTCCCCGACTGTGGCTTTGGCTTTGGCTTTGGCTTTGGCTTTGGCTTTGGCTTTGGCTTTGGCTTTGGCTTTGGCTTTGGCTTTGGCTTTGGCTTTGGCTTTGGCTTTGGCTTTGGCTTTGGCTTTGGCTTTGGCTTTGGCTTTGGCTTTGGCTTTGGCTTTGGCTTTGGCTTTGGCTTTGGCTTTGGCTTTGGCTTTGGCTTTGGCTTTGGCTTTGGCTTTGGCTTTGGCTTTGGCTTTGGCTTTGGCTTTGGCTTTGGCTTTGGCTTTGGCTTTGGCTTTGGCTTTGGCTTTGGCTTTCAGCATGTTCCCGGGGCAGCCCTATTTCAAGCTCAATACAGCGACTATCTAAAGACAAGAGGCGCATTTGCCTATCTCGCTCGCGCCCTATCGGCCATAACTGTCCTTGCTGAAACAGGAGCAGGCGCTGCCCATGCTGCACCTCAGCCAGCAAGCGCGTATCCCGCCCATAGACAGCTTTCAGTTTTAATCCAGGAATAGCTTTGCTCGATCTGCTCTTGTCCACGTCCGGTTGAGCCAAACCCGCCCCCTCCTGCCCCTCTAATGGCCTGGAACATGAGACCATGTTCTGTCGCGCCTGCTCGGCCTCCAGCAGCAACATATCGCGCACGACCGAAACCATGGCTTCAGTCGCTTGAGCTGGCAAGCTAAGTATCAGCGCTCCGCCAAACAGAATGCTCAAATACCTGCGCGCGTTCCTCCTTGCCCGAACCTGCCCACTCATCAACATAGCCTTCCAGCTCCACGATAAAAACGCTGCCCAGCAGCGAGGGATAAGACTGCGGACTCACTGACAAGCTCAACCTGTCCCACTGCAACTGAGGCAAGTGTGCGGCGAGCAGGTAGGCTGAACGCAAAGGAGACTGACTGCTCCAAGTACGACGCCAGGCATCTGGTTCTGATTGATCTCTGGTGCGCCGAGACTCCTTGGCTTGGATCAGAGCCTGTGTCTGCTCCCCAGCCTTTGCTTGCAGCTGTGTGTCCGCCTGATTCCCGGTTTGAACTTGCCCTGAATACTGAGATTGGTGGTGCGCCTGTGCCCGGGCAAGCGAAAAACGCATAAATGCGGGCTGCAAAGCCTTCAATTCGGCAATCAGGTTGGCTGATGACTCAACAGGCAGCGTTCGCTGACCTTGTGGCGATGGGCGCTGTTGCTCCTTAGGCAGATAAGTGCGTTGCACATGCAATTCAGCCTGCCCTGCCCCTGTCAGCGCCAGCATGTTCGGAGCGCGAGTTTGACGCTGCATGGCCAAACTAAAGCTTTGTACATCTTCAAACCCATAGCGTGCATGACAGTCCCAAGAAGCCACGCGACGACGGCAGTCCACCTCCTGCAAGCGCCAGCCCACTCCTTGTGCCGGCAGCTCCTCAATCAGATCCAGAACAGTCTGCGCGCTAGATAGCGGCAATGTATTACCCTGCTCAAGAACCCCTTTGCCAGCAGGCTGTCGTTCAGCCCCCACCCCACGAGAGTCGGCAGAAAAAACGCCTGCCAGAGCCAGCACCACCAGCAACGGCGCAACAAGCAAGCGAAGAGGGACCTTACTGGGACGCCAAAGCTCTCTGCCGCCTTGACGCTGCATACAAGCCTGCGCTCGTCTACCCTGCTCCAGGCACACCCATACATCATCGGGTTGCCGCAGTTCACGTATGACGGGATAGCGTTCCTGCATTGCCTGTCGCAAGGCCTGCACCTGCCCGACCTGTGTCAGCACACAATCGCTGCCTTCCACAACCAAACCCTGCTCCAATGCCAGGAACCACAACAGGCCGGGAGCCACGGCCCATAAAAGAAAAACCGCTTCATCAGGGTGATGCACAGCCAGACACGCAGCCGCCGAATAAGCCCGCATATGCCTGCGTTTTACCCGTGTTGGCCCCTCTTGAACCAATCGCAATATCGAGTGTGTCCGTTTGGAATAGAGCCACCGGTTTTGTACCCAGCCTATTGCTTGTCCTGCTGCCTGCCCTTCCAAGAAACAAGCCCAATGCGATTGTGTCGAATTCCGAGTGTGAGTCCAGCGCGCGTCCTGTCCGTGACGTGCCCATTGCAAACCAAACCAATACTCACGCTTGGCTGTAGAAGCACTCATTTCTCTCTCCCGCCGCTACCCACAGAGCGGCTAGCTCGCGCACTATCGAAGTACCACAATTCAGGCTGGTGCTTCAACGCTGAACCCAATGCCTCCAAGCGTTCCGGTGTATCAGTCACCAACAAAGCATGGGGCGGCACCCCAAGCACCTGGACCCTTCCAGCGCGAGATAGAAAAGCTTGTGCCGTGTCTTGCAGATAAACATGGGCGGCGTTTTCCAGACTTGGCGTTTCAGTCTGCACAGACGTCACAGCGGACTCGAAGGCATTAGCTGCAGGTTTATCCAAATAAGCAGCATTCACGGCTTTGATCGGCGGTAAAGCAAAGTGACGCGTTTCCGTGCGATATAACTCGATACGCCCTGCCCGATAGCGCCAGCGAATGCTGTATACCGCGCTGACTTGATTGAGCAACTCCGGCAAGCGTAATTGCTCAAAAACCAGGCTGCCATATTGGGGCGGCACGTCCAACTGATCCCCCACACTGAGTCGCGGCAAGAAAAGCGCCAAAGGCAGTCGTGCCTCCGGGCTGATGGATACCGTCAGATCCGACAAAAAAGACAGGCGGCGCGCCAGTTCATCCAGACCGGGTAAAGGCGTTTCCAAGGAAAAGCTGAATGTCTGTCTGGAACTCATCAGGTCTGGTGAGTCAGCGGCTTGCTGGATGGGCACAGCAGCGCCCAACAGCCAAGGTCTATCAACAGACTGGGCCGGTGCATCTGTAGGCAGGTCTAACTTGCCAAAAAAAACAGCATCGTCCAGCCACGGCGGGTCAAGGTGATGCTCCGCTGTTTGCAAAGCACAGCCCGACAACAAAACCAAAAGCAGCAAAAAGAGGTGACTCATGACCGCTCCTGCTGCTGCACACTCGGGTCGCAGGGTTGCGGACTGGCCAGAACACGCAGCACCTGATTGGAATAAAAACAGGCCTGCAAAGAATGGGCGTTCAGTTGTGCCGCCGTCAGCAATTGGACCACCGCAGACTCAAAGTTCCCCTTGAAGCTGGCGGCAGCCTTGACAGGAAAATCCACCTCCAAAGTCCAATGTTCCGGCGCAAAAACCCATTTCGCTTGTTTGGCCCAACGCATTAGCGCCTGCCTTAGCGTCCGATCTTTCAAACGCAGTTCAAAAACAGTGGAATCAGGGTTCGGGAGATTGACCGCCCACGTATCCGAGCTGGCTTGAAAGGCAACCCGTTGCACCAACTGTGCGGGCGCGGGCTCTGGTTCCAGCTCCAGCACTTGTACCGCCCCCACAGAGCTCGGTTTCAAGGGATCTCCTACAGGCAAAGGCCGGGCTGAAACATCCGATTCCTCTGCCCCTGACAAGGCAGAGCCTTCACTCTGGCTACTCTTGCGCCGCAGACTGGCCTGTGCCTGCGCCTTGCCTGCACGAAACACCAGCTCCGCCCACAAGCCATCGACTAACTGAAACTGCCCCGAAGGTCGTAGCGACAGCAGCACTTCCTGGCCGTCCCTGCGGCCAAACACCGCTGGCAAAATCTGATCTGGTGCAAAATGCAGCCAAATGCGCGTCCCGTTATCAAAGACCTGCATAGGCCCCACTTTGGGGTCGCCGGATAAGCGCCAATCAAAATTGAAGACGCGCGCACCCGGATCGGCCAACAGACCATCCGGCCCCTGACTGGACTGACAGGCAGACAGCCCAAGCGCACAGATCAGCACGATGCAGAAACGGACAAGAAAACGCATTACAAACACCCAAAGAAAAAACCCCATGTCCCGTCAAGGGCATGGGGTCTATCTTCAAGGATGCTTGCTCAAGCCGCTAGATCGGCTTGTACGCACAGATAAATCAGCGTCCTCTCTGTGCCACCAAACGATTAGCTTGCGTGGCGGCAGTACGCAATGCCGTCATGGCAGGTTGCTGCCCATCCAGCGCACTTTCCAGGCTCTGATTGAACACGGCACGAATCTGACGGTAGTTACGGAAATTGCCCTTGGCTGTGCCCGACGTACCGCTGCTGTAGGCTCCCACCAGGTGCATCCAGTCGCCCTTGTCCTTGTAGTAGTCGTTGCCTGTGGCATTAAAGGCTTCGCGGCTCACCGGTAAAAAACCTGTCTTCTGGTACCAACGTGCGGCGTTCTCAGGCTGAGCCAACCAGCTGATGAAACGGGCCGAAGCCTGATTCTGTTCGGCATTATGGCCTTTTACCGCCCACAGCGCCGATCCGGTCACAAACGGTTTACCAGGAGTTTGGGTCACTTCAGGATAGTAAGGCAGACCAGTCACTGCGTACTTCAAGCCACGCGTGTCGCTGTATTCACCAATATGGCCGGAGTTCGAGAACATGACGGCACATTCGCCCTTGGCAAAGCGCTGGGGCGATTCTGGCAATGTGCCGGGCTTGACCATCAGCTCGGATTTCACCCAACTGATCATCATGGACAGGTGACGGATGTACATCACATCAAAGTCAAAGCCCACTTTGCCTTTCACCTTGGGACCCGGTGCCAGACCGTAAATCTGGTTATTCACCGCTGCCAGGTTCTCCAGGTTGATGGAGACAGACTGATCCGAAGTCAAGGGACAACGGCGCGAGCCTTTATTGGCCAGATCGACGAGCTGGGCCTGCAAATCCAGCCAGACACGGCTGGGCACCGCAGGCTCGATCTTGGCTTTATCAAACGCGTCCAGGTTGTAGTACATGACCGGAATTTCGGCCATATAAGGGAAGCCTTGCAATTGACCGCGGCCATTGCGCACAAAGGAGTTCGAGGCCAGGAACCAGGACACATTATCCATTTTTTCCCGAGCCAGCAAGGTGTGCATAGGCATGATGTAGGGGCGATCAGCGACCTCGTCCAGGCCGGACATCTCGCCTAATTGCACCAGATTGGGCAAATCCTTGCCCGCTTGCAAGACCTGTTCTAAAGAAGCTTCCGTATCATGAGCCTTGACCGACACCTTGACATCGCTCTGGCTACGATTGAAATCCCGAACCAAGCGTTCAAACTCGTCCTGATTGTGCGAGTTCAAAGCGGTCCAGACCTGAATATCAACGGCTGCCAGGGCAGTCGACCCGAACAGCAAAGCGGCTGAGCCACCCGCTGCCATCGCCAAAGCCATAACACCCCGTTTCAACAGTAATCCGCGTAGATTTTTCATACATCCTTCATGATAAAAAAGGAAATTCAGGTTCGGGTTTGTGTCCCATGAGCAGGTCTGCCAGGGCTCGGCCAGAGCCTACACCCATCGTCCACCCCAGGGTGCCATGCCCGGTATTCAGGTACAGGTTAGGTATGGAAGAGCGGCCTATCAGTGGGATATTTGATGCTGTGGCAGGACGCAGTCCTGACCAGAAATGAACATTATCAAAATCCAATGCGCTTGGGAACAGATCCGCTACATGCGTTAACAAAGCCTGACAGCGGGCGGGGTTCAAATTGCGCGAATAGCCCGACAATTCTGCAGTTCCAGCGACCCGCAGGCTATCGCCTAAGCGGGAAAAAACAAGTTTGTGATCTTTATCGGTCAGGCTGACCGTGGGCGCCCCCTCGGGAACCAGTACCGGAAAAGTAGCCGAATAGCCTTTAGCCGGGTAAACGGGGCAGGAAATCCCCAGCGGCTGCAAGACGGTGGGACTGAAGCTACCCATGGCCACCACAAAGGCGTCTGCCTGTATGGACTCGTACGTACCGTCCGGGCCAATGACCTCAACACCTACCACACGCCCCTTGGCCGTCAGCAAACGGGTGATTTGTGTAGAAAAGCGAAACTCCACCCCGGCTCGCTTGGCCATGGCCGCCAAACCGCAGGTAAATTGGTTGGCATCACCGGATTCATCATCCTTGGTATAGTCGCCACCCACAATCTGGCCACGGGCCGACGCCAGAGCAGGCTCTAACTGCACCAGCTCGTCCACGCTCATGATGCGGCGATCCACCCCCATATCGCGCATGATATCGGCCATCTGCTGAGAATCATCCAGGCTTTGAGCATCACGGTAAAAAGTGATGATGCCTTTTTCCTGATGGCGGTAATCAAAATCCAGGCTAGGACGCAATTGCTTGAGTGTGCTGCGGCTGTATTCCGCCATGGCCACCAGGGCGCGCACATTGGGCGTAACCCGTCCAGGCAGGCATTCACGCAAGAACGACAGGCACCAGCGCCACTGGCGCAGATCCAGACGCGGACGGAATAACAAGGGAGCATCGTCCTGCAACAACCACTTCAGCAGTTTGAACGGCATTTTCGGGTTGGCCCAGGGCTCGGCATACGACACCGAAATCTGGCCGCCATTGGCACGCGAGGTTTCCTGCGCAGGGCCGGTTCCCCGCTCCACGACCACCACCTCACAACCTTGCTGGCTAAGCCACCAGGCAGTTGATACCCCAATAATGCCGCTGCCCAGAACTGCTACTTTCATGTGTACTGTCCGCTTGTTGAGCTATTGACCAAGACGCTTACTTTACATCTGCCAGGGACGTAAAGGCATCTGCAAAATAATTGTCCGGATTCAGTTGGGCCTGCTCCACAAAATCCTTGCGCGCCGCTTCAACCATGCCCGGCGCGCCACAGGCGTATACCTGCCAGGCTGACAGGTCCGGCAAATCAGCCAGCACAGCTTGATGCACAAAACCGGTGCGGCCTGTCCAGCCATCTTCAGGCTGAGCGTCGGAGACCACCGGAATGAAACGCAAATTAGGCAATTCGCTGGCCCATTTCTCGGCCAGTTCGCGCTGGTACAAATCCTTGGGTCGACGCCCGCCCCAGTACAGCGCCACTTCGCGCTGGCTGCCGGTTTGAATCAGGCGTTCGATCAAGGCCTTGATCGGAGCAAAGCCCGTACCGCTGGCCAGGAACACCATAGGAGCCGCGCTGTCTTCACGCAGAAAGAAAGAACCCAAAGGCGCTTCCACACGCAGAATTTCGCGCTCTTTCATGGCGGTGGCACCGGCACCGAACACGTGATCGGTAAACACGCCGCCGGGCATGTGACGAATATGCAATTCCACCTGATTGTCTTCCCGTGGCGGTGTGGCCATGGAGTAGCTGCGACGGCTGCCGTCCTTCAGGATGAACTCCAGATACTGACCCGGGTAGTAACGAAATGGCTCGGACGACGGCATTTGCAGACGCACCACCATCACATCATCACGTACTTTTTCCAGGCCCACCACGCGCGAGGGCATTTTGCGAATCTGGATATCGGTCGCCATACGAATTTCGTGGGACTCGATCAACATGTCGCTGCTGGGCTTGGCCTGACAAAACAGGGTGTAGCCTGCAGCGCGATCCTCTTCGCTCAACAATTGCTCGGGCGCACGGCCTGCCTCGTACTCACCTTCAATGACCTTGCCACGGCAAGACGAACAGGTGCCGTTGCGGCAGCTATAGGGCAAGACGATACCTGCATTCAGTGCGCCATCCAGCACAGACTGTCCGGGCTGAACGTCAAAACTGTGCCCGCTGGGCTGAACCGTGACTTTGAAACTCATATCCAACACTCAAAAAAGAAATCTATCAGGCGGAGGGCCAGCCTCCGGCGGCTATACAAATTCAGGCCTGTTCAGGTCGATGCAACACAGGGTCGTTCAATTTGAGCGACAGGGTCTTGCCCTTGCCTGCGCGCTTGCCCAGATAATTGGCCAGCATATCCAGATCCATCACGATGGTAGACGGACGTTTGCGATTCACCCCGCTAACGGCCAGACCCGCCTCCCCAAAGGCCACCCATTGACTGAGCGTATCACCATCATTGAGCTTGATCAGTACCGTGCCACGCCCCCCTTTGGCCAGCACTTTCAGCTCCTTGATGTCCACCACCAGGAAGCGCCCCTGTTCGCTGAGCAGGCCTACGTACTGGTCATCCGGACGCAAGGCCAAAGGTTTGAGCAGTTTTTTGCCGTCCTCAATAGTGACAAACTGCTTGCCCGCTTTCTGGCGTGTATTCATGTCGCCTTGAGAGGCCACAAAACCGTAGCCGTCGCAGGCAGCCAGCAAATAGTTCTGATCCAAAGGAGCGCCCAGGATGTGCTCGATAGGCGCACTGGGGCTGACTTCAATCATGGAGGTAATGGGCTGACCGTCTCCACGCGCCGAAGGCAAGCTGGAGACCGGAACAGTATAGACCCGGCCATCGGTGCCGATGGCGACCAGGTCTGTGGTACTACGGCACTCCAGCGCATCGCGCAAGCCATCGCCGGTCTTGAAACTGAACTGTGAAGCGTCATGACCGTGGCCCTGGCGCGAACGCAGCCAGCCTTTGCGCGACACAATCACGGTGACCGGCTCATCAACCACCTTGGTTTCCAGCACAGCACGCTCGGCCGCTTCAATCAAGGTGCGACGCTCATCGCCATAGGTTTTAACGTCTGCTTCGATTTCTCGAATCATCAAGCGTTTCAAGGCCTTGGGATCGTCCAACAGCTTTTGCAAAGACTCCTGTTCCTCCAGGCGCTCTTTCAGCTCTTTCTCGATCTTGAAACCTTCCAGACGGGCCAACTGACGCAAGCGCATTTCCAGAATATCGTCAGCCTGGCGCTCGCTTAAATCAAAGCGCTCCATCAAGGCAGCACGCGGCTCGTCGGACTCACGAATGGTTTGAATGACCTCGTCCACATTCAGGTACACCACCATGCGCCCTTGCAGCACATGAATACGATCGGTGACCTTGTCCAGACGGTAACGAGTACGACGCTCCATCGTGTGACGACGAAATTCCAGCCAGCTCAGCAAGACCTGACGCAGGGAGCGCTGGCCAGGACGACCGTCCGTATCGATACATACCAGGTTGATGGAGACGTTGCGCTCCAGGCTGGTCTGTGCCAGCAAGGTGGTCACGAACTCGTCCCGATCAATGGCGCGGGATTTGGGTTCAAACACCAATCGCACCGCAGCCTGCTTGCCGGACTCATCGCGCACGGCGTCGAGCATGTTCAGCATCAAGGCTTTGGTTTGCTGTTGCTCAGTGCTCAGGGATTTCTTGCCCGCCTTGACCTTGGGATTGGTGCGTTCTTCAATCTCTTCCAGAATCTGCTGAGAGGAGCTGCCGGGCGGCAATTCAGTGACCACCAATTGCCATTGACCACGTGCCATTTCCTCAAATACCCAACGGGCACGTGCCTTGATGGAGCCCCGGCCCTGAGCGTACACCGCCGCAATATCATCGGCAGCGGAAATGATCTGGCCACCCCCTGCAAAATCCGGGCCAGGAATGATCTCGTGGATGTCCTGGTCGCTTAAATTCGGGTTGCGCAGCAGGCTGACACAGGCTTGGGCTACCTCACGCAGGTTGTGCGACGGAATCTCGGTGGCCATCCCGACAGCAATCCCCGATGCACCGTTAAGCAACATGATGGGCAAGCGGGCTGGCAAGGTCACCGGCTCTTTCTGGCTGCCATCGTAGTTGGGGATAAAGTCCACCGTGCCTTCGTCCAGCTCGTCCAGCAGCAAACGCGAGAACGGAGTCAGGCGCGCTTCCGTATAACGCATAGCGGCGGCATTGTCGCCATCGCGCGAGCCAAAATTGCCCTGCCCGTCCACCAGCGGATAGCGCAGCACAAAATCCTGCGCCATACGCACCATGGCGTCATAGGCGGCCTGGTCACTGTGGGGGTGATATTTACCCAGCACATCCCCCACCACGCGCGCCGATTTCACAGGCTTGGCCGTTGGGCCCAGGCCCATGGCATCCATCGCATACAGAATGCGGCGCTGTACCGGCTTCTGACCATCGGTCAGGTCGGGCAAAGCCCGTCCGCGTACGACCGAGACGGCGTAATCCAGATAAGCCTGTTCCGCGTAAGTCCCCAGCGTGATGCTATCGTCCGATCCCGCCGGCTCAAAATCCAATTGATTGCTGTCCATAAATAACTCTTAAATCGGGCTTAGACGTCCAGATCGGCCAAATTGCCTTTTTCTTCCAACCAGGCACGGCGGGCAGAGGCCTCGCCCTTGCCCATCAGCATGGTGAACATGGCCTGCGTGCCGCTTAAGCCATCTTCGCCCCAATGCACCGGCAATAAACGACGGGTATCCGGATTCATGGTGGTATCCCACAACTGCTCCGCACTCATTTCACCCAAACCTTTAAAACGGCTGATGCTCCAGGACTCGTTGCGTATGCCTTCATTGCGCAACTTCTCCAAAGTGGCATCCAGCTCGCCCTGATCCAGACAATAGATCTTGCGAGCCGGGCGTTTGCCAGCGGCAGGCACATCGACGCGGAACAAGGGTGGGCGCGCCACATACACGTGCCCGGCTTCGATCAGCTTGGGGAAATGGCGGAAAAACAAAGTCAGCAAGAGCACCTGAATGTGCGAGCCGTCCACGTCCGCATCGGACAGGATACAAATGCGGCCATAGCGCAAACCGGACAAATCCGGCTCGGACTGGGCATCATGCGGGTCCACGCCAATGGCTACGGAAATATCATGAATTTCCTGGTTGGCGAACAGGCGATCCCGGTCCACTTCCCAGGCGTTCAGCACCTTGCCGCGCAGGGGCAAGATGGCCTGAAATTCCTTGTCGCGGCCCATTTTTGCAGAGCCACCGGCCGAGTCGCCCTCGACCAGAAACAGTTCGGAGCTCTCCAGATCGTGCGATTCGCAGTCCGTGAGCTTGCCGGGCAACACGGCTACCCCCGAGCTTTTACGTTTTTCCACTTTCTGGGCCGAACGGGTACGGGCCTGAGCCTGACGCACCGCCACTTCAGCCAATTTTCGACCCTGATCCACATTCGCATGCAGATGCAGTTCCAGTGCGTTGCGTACATAGCCACTGACCAGACGCACGGCATCGCGGCTATTGAGTTTTTCCTTGATTTGCCCCTGGAATTGCGGATCCAGCACTTTGGCCGACAGCACAAAACTGGCACGGGCAAAGACGTCCTCAGCCTGCAGCTTGACGCCCTTGGGAATCAAACTGTGCAGCTCGGCAAAGCTGCGCACGGCCTGATACAGACCATCACGCAAGCCCGATTCGTGCGTCCCCCCGGCACTGGTCGGAATCAGATTGACATAAGACTCGCGCACAATCTGAGAGTCCAGGGTCCAGGCCACGACCCAATGAGCCCCTTCACCAGGGGAGAAATTATCGTCATCTTTCGGGGCGTACTGGCGGCCCTCGAATAGAGGCACCAACAACTCCACGCCGTCCATCTCTTCTTGCAAATAACCGCGCAAACCGTCCTCATAGCACCATTGCTGGCGCTGGCCGGTTTTCTGCTGCACCAGCTCCACGGTCACCCCTTCCAGCAAGACCGCTTTGCTATGCAGGATGTGCGTCAGTTGAGCCAGGGGAATCTGGGCGGAGTCAAAGTACTTGGGGTCAGGCCAGACCCGCACACGGGTCCCGGTCTTGCGCTTGCCCACGGTGCCCGTCTGGGTCAGGGGCTGCTCCAGCTCGCCGTCGGCAAACACAATTTCATTGGCTTGCCCGTCGCGCCAGACCAGCACTTCCAGGCGACGCGACAAGGCGTTGGTCACCGACACACCCACCCCATGCAAACCGCCGGAAAAGGCATAGGCTCCGCCATTGAGCTTGTCGAACTTGCCCCCGGCATGCAGTCGAGTGAACACCAGCTCAACCACGGGCGCATTCTCTTCAGGATGCAAGCCAACGGGAATACCGCGCCCATCATCCTCGACCTGGATACCGCCGTCCTCCAGCAAGGTAACGGTCAGGGTGCGGGCAAAACCAGCCAGGGCTTCGTCGGCGGCGTTATCGATGACCTCCTGCACAATATGCAGGGGATTATCCGTGCGGGTATACATGGCCGGGCGCTGCCGGACCGGTTCCAGCCCTTTAAGCACCCGTATAGAAGATTCGTCGTAACGTGTAGTAGACAACTTGATTCCCGGTAGATCGTACAGAAAAACGCTATTTTACGAGTGGTTAGGCGCCAGTGGGGAAACGCTTTATTGGCGCGCGTTGCGCAGTGAATGCACATTATCAACCAGACGCAATGGTATCCTGTCAAAAATTGGCAACAAGACCGTCGCAATTGGCCGTAGAATACATTGTGCTCAGGTCACGCCACACGTATAGTTTTTCGTTATCTTTTATTTTTTTGCATTTTGCCATGAGCGACTCCATCATTCACGTTACAGACGCCTCCTTCGAGAGCGACGTCCTCAAAGCCGACCTTCCTGTTTTGGTCGATTATTGGGCTGCCTGGTGCGGCCCCTGTAAAATGATTGCACCTTTGCTTGATGAGGCGGCCGAACTGTATCAAGGTCGTGTTATCATCGCTAAGCTCAATGTCGATGAAAATCCCGACACTCCTGCTCAATTCGGTGTTCGCGGTATTCCAACGCTCATGCTGTTTAAAGACGGTAAAGTCGCCCAGACTAAAGTCGGTGCACTTTCCAAGTCTCAACTTAGCG
Protein-coding sequences here:
- a CDS encoding CDP-6-deoxy-delta-3,4-glucoseen reductase, with translation MSFKVTVQPSGHSFDVQPGQSVLDGALNAGIVLPYSCRNGTCSSCRGKVIEGEYEAGRAPEQLLSEEDRAAGYTLFCQAKPSSDMLIESHEIRMATDIQIRKMPSRVVGLEKVRDDVMVVRLQMPSSEPFRYYPGQYLEFILKDGSRRSYSMATPPREDNQVELHIRHMPGGVFTDHVFGAGATAMKEREILRVEAPLGSFFLREDSAAPMVFLASGTGFAPIKALIERLIQTGSQREVALYWGGRRPKDLYQRELAEKWASELPNLRFIPVVSDAQPEDGWTGRTGFVHQAVLADLPDLSAWQVYACGAPGMVEAARKDFVEQAQLNPDNYFADAFTSLADVK
- a CDS encoding D-amino acid dehydrogenase, whose protein sequence is MKVAVLGSGIIGVSTAWWLSQQGCEVVVVERGTGPAQETSRANGGQISVSYAEPWANPKMPFKLLKWLLQDDAPLLFRPRLDLRQWRWCLSFLRECLPGRVTPNVRALVAMAEYSRSTLKQLRPSLDFDYRHQEKGIITFYRDAQSLDDSQQMADIMRDMGVDRRIMSVDELVQLEPALASARGQIVGGDYTKDDESGDANQFTCGLAAMAKRAGVEFRFSTQITRLLTAKGRVVGVEVIGPDGTYESIQADAFVVAMGSFSPTVLQPLGISCPVYPAKGYSATFPVLVPEGAPTVSLTDKDHKLVFSRLGDSLRVAGTAELSGYSRNLNPARCQALLTHVADLFPSALDFDNVHFWSGLRPATASNIPLIGRSSIPNLYLNTGHGTLGWTMGVGSGRALADLLMGHKPEPEFPFLS
- a CDS encoding urate hydroxylase PuuD encodes the protein MYAYLLEYGNLLLRWLHVIAAVAWIGESIYFVMLDNGLKPPKGEESKKRGVFGEMWAVHGGGFYHNQKYLTNPAELPDDLHWSFWKSYTTWLSGFFLFALLYLTKPEFYLVNPNSPWEWAAQMTGTQANVMAIAFLVLGWVVYNGLCRLISPNMNRDGLLSVAVAIMMVVVAYLSAHIFSGRAAFLLTGAVMATSMSANVFFWIIPGQRRMVKALKAGEAPNPLDGKRGKQRSVHNTYFTLPVLLLMLSNHYSFTYNNPNAWIIMVLFIFAGALIRQYFVLMHAGIKKPAYPAAGVVLLLIVGYLAAPASLKGDVASAPAAANGAETVNVARIQEIMDARCVQCHAAKPNADFGFTAAPAGMLLDTIDNTVLHAEQVKTVVHSKYMPLGNMTQMTDEERAAIAAWSGTRD
- a CDS encoding extracellular solute-binding protein, which codes for MKNLRGLLLKRGVMALAMAAGGSAALLFGSTALAAVDIQVWTALNSHNQDEFERLVRDFNRSQSDVKVSVKAHDTEASLEQVLQAGKDLPNLVQLGEMSGLDEVADRPYIMPMHTLLAREKMDNVSWFLASNSFVRNGRGQLQGFPYMAEIPVMYYNLDAFDKAKIEPAVPSRVWLDLQAQLVDLANKGSRRCPLTSDQSVSINLENLAAVNNQIYGLAPGPKVKGKVGFDFDVMYIRHLSMMISWVKSELMVKPGTLPESPQRFAKGECAVMFSNSGHIGEYSDTRGLKYAVTGLPYYPEVTQTPGKPFVTGSALWAVKGHNAEQNQASARFISWLAQPENAARWYQKTGFLPVSREAFNATGNDYYKDKGDWMHLVGAYSSGTSGTAKGNFRNYRQIRAVFNQSLESALDGQQPAMTALRTAATQANRLVAQRGR
- a CDS encoding TcpQ domain-containing protein; protein product: MRFLVRFCIVLICALGLSACQSSQGPDGLLADPGARVFNFDWRLSGDPKVGPMQVFDNGTRIWLHFAPDQILPAVFGRRDGQEVLLSLRPSGQFQLVDGLWAELVFRAGKAQAQASLRRKSSQSEGSALSGAEESDVSARPLPVGDPLKPSSVGAVQVLELEPEPAPAQLVQRVAFQASSDTWAVNLPNPDSTVFELRLKDRTLRQALMRWAKQAKWVFAPEHWTLEVDFPVKAAASFKGNFESAVVQLLTAAQLNAHSLQACFYSNQVLRVLASPQPCDPSVQQQERS